One segment of Leptolyngbyaceae cyanobacterium DNA contains the following:
- a CDS encoding PAS domain S-box protein — translation MVTIAGYKISEAIYVTSQKVIYRGVRLTDEKPVIIKSFGSRYCAPEEIFRFKHEYEITKNLSISGIIKPIELLNDRHKPVLILEDIGGVSLKQYLNEHQLYLIEFFKIAIQLVDTLGKLHQHNLIHKDIKPSNIIINPDNLEVRITDFALATQLSIENPRIASPELLEGTLAYMSPEQTGRMNRSIDYRTDFYSLGVTFYEMLTNQLPCHSDDLMELVHCHIARMPTPLNEINRKIPKIVSDIVIKLITKTAEERYQSAFGLKTDLEQCLIQWEEKGEISDFTIASKDFSDQLQIPQKLYGREKELAKLLAAFERVCSVKTEMMLVAGYSGVGKSALVQEIQKPLVKYRGYFISGKFDQFKRNIPYSALIQAFSELMRQLVAESKEKIAVWKSKLLEGLGENGQVIIDVIPEVELIIGKQPEVVQLGPTESQNRFNSVFQNFINIIANKEHPLVLFLDDLQWADLGSLKLIESIMNDGEQKSLLLIGAYRDNEVNPTHPTIQTIEKIQQAGAVINQIVLEPLNLENVLTLVTDTLVEADADSHSTQSERSVPLAELVFNKTQGNPFFLTTLLSTLYAEKLLKFDFTQGRWLWDIRQIQGIGITDYNVVELVARNIQKLSESTQGVLKLAACIGNTFNLDTLAIVNEKSLVTTADELWGALQAGLILPLSPDYKIPLFIDELEQKYWQERNSRVSYKFLHDRVQQAAYFLIPDPQKKQTHLKIGELLLKNIPKSEIEENIFDIVNQLNIGIEFVTEEVEKEELAKLNLMAGKKALAANAYDGAVRYLNVGLQLLPADSWENRYELTRDIFVETAGAEYLNINFERAKQLSDVVLERAKTLLEKIPIYETKIQFYIAQNQMQEAIDTALPVLNLLGVRLPKNPSTLHILLGLIRTKLVLSRKRIEDLANLPEMTDSYKLAAMGILMKITSPVFMASPAMFPLIIFAMLNLGIKYGNCSYSALAYVIYGLLLCGSLGDIESGYQFGQLALQIIEKYDAQKLKPIVYVTFNSGIRQWKEPAIKSIQPFVETILVGLEVGDIEYACHNARYYCSYPFLTGEHLESLAQKQAKYLKMLLNFQQEIQINYTQIWSQVVLNLLGVSTDKCHLVGEMFNEDEKLPNFLKNNNVVCLFHFYFLKAGLLYLFKEYAQSVEQAKLAEKYIEGGFCSLPLTAHNFYYSLALLALCSNSSNQQKRGYLKKVVSNQKKLKKWAFHAPGNYQHKYELVEAEKARVLGEDIRAIKYYDRAIKGASEQGYIQEEALANELAAEFYLACGREKIAQTYLTDAYYCYVRWGAKAKVKDLEERYPYLVIQTQDSSITSIPTITSLHNSTSRAYSDILDFTTIIKSSQTIAGEVVLDNLLIKLIKIVIENAGANTGILLLERQGELFVEAIGTSANEQVSVRQSTPINNSQQLPLSLINYVFSTKEDVVLNNAYKEGRFTKDSYIQEYQTKSILCTPILGQGKLIGILYLENNLAIGAFTPARLQLLKLLCSQAAISIENAQLYEEQKEYAETLERKVLERTQALHQSEEKFSTAFRSSPNSIAITRVSDGHYIEVNDTFCRIFGYTREEVIGCTTLELNNWVNPEDRVRMRQELLDKGAIRNWELDFRIKSGELKTMLVSAEIIDLGGESCILSASNDITDRKQIEQALRESEERYRAVIEDQTELIYRFKPNGILTFVNDAYCRYFNKKRSDLIGSNFMPVIPEEDQLKIKQNLASLNQDNPIVNIEHRVIFGKLQRWQQWTDRAIFDENGNLIEFQAVGIDISDRKQAEEALRESQRALFTLMSNLPGMAYRNLYDEHWTMEFVSEGCFELTGYLPEDLIGNRTISYEEMTHPEDRASVRYAIESAVISRQPFELVYRIITATGEPKWVWEKGQGIFSSSREPLALEGFITDINDRKQAEEALQKALATADAASRAKGEFLSKMSHELRTPLNAILGFTQVLARDNTITGQQQEYLGIISRSGEHLLTLINDVLEMSKIEAGRIELHENSFDLYRLLNSLEEMFRLKAETKGLQLIFDYNPNLPQYIKTDESKLRQVLINLLGNAIKFTERGGVALRAKKEERETAKQNIILFEIEDTGLGIAPEEFDQLFDPFGQTETGRKSQSGTGLGLPISRQFVQLMGGDITFSSTLEKGTIFKFFIQFNFADNGEIQTRKSNKKVISLAPNQPTYRILIVDDKWESRLLLVNLLSPLGFQLREAANGQEAVTIWENWQPHLIWMDMQMPVMDGYQATKQIKAQLTSQATVIIALTASAFEEHKAIVISVGCDDFVSKPFREEVIFEKMAEHLRISYLYEEKDCKYDAKIGLPSKPTVYEIKSEDLATIPAEWITQLYQAARELDEELLGQLIEQIRHLDAAKANALADLVKKLRFDRIINLIHEYQNG, via the coding sequence ATGGTAACAATTGCTGGTTACAAAATTAGCGAAGCAATTTACGTAACTTCGCAGAAAGTAATTTATCGGGGTGTCAGATTAACAGATGAAAAACCAGTAATTATCAAGAGTTTTGGGTCTCGCTACTGTGCACCAGAAGAAATTTTTCGCTTCAAGCACGAATATGAAATCACTAAAAATTTATCCATATCTGGCATAATTAAACCAATAGAATTGTTAAACGATCGCCACAAACCAGTCCTAATTTTAGAAGATATTGGCGGCGTATCTCTTAAACAATATCTTAACGAGCATCAACTTTATTTAATCGAATTTTTCAAAATAGCCATTCAGCTAGTTGATACCTTAGGTAAATTACATCAACATAATCTAATTCATAAAGATATCAAACCTTCTAATATTATTATCAATCCCGATAATTTAGAAGTAAGAATTACTGACTTTGCTCTCGCCACCCAACTGAGTATAGAAAACCCCAGAATTGCCAGTCCAGAATTACTCGAAGGAACTCTTGCTTATATGTCGCCAGAGCAAACTGGCAGAATGAATCGCTCCATCGATTATCGCACCGACTTTTACTCGTTGGGAGTTACATTTTATGAAATGCTGACAAATCAGTTACCTTGTCACTCGGACGATTTGATGGAATTAGTTCACTGTCATATTGCTAGAATGCCCACCCCCTTAAATGAAATCAATCGAAAAATACCCAAAATAGTTTCTGATATTGTAATAAAACTAATCACTAAAACCGCCGAAGAAAGATATCAAAGTGCATTTGGGCTCAAAACAGATTTAGAACAGTGTCTAATTCAATGGGAAGAAAAAGGCGAAATATCAGACTTTACCATTGCCAGCAAAGATTTTTCAGATCAACTGCAAATTCCTCAAAAACTTTACGGAAGAGAGAAAGAATTAGCCAAACTTTTAGCAGCCTTTGAGCGAGTTTGCTCTGTCAAAACAGAAATGATGTTAGTTGCGGGATATTCTGGCGTTGGTAAATCTGCCTTGGTGCAAGAAATTCAGAAACCTTTAGTGAAGTATCGGGGTTATTTTATTTCGGGAAAATTCGATCAATTTAAGCGAAATATACCTTACTCCGCACTCATTCAAGCTTTCTCTGAATTGATGCGTCAACTAGTGGCAGAAAGTAAAGAGAAGATCGCAGTTTGGAAATCAAAGCTATTAGAAGGATTAGGAGAAAATGGACAAGTTATTATTGATGTAATTCCCGAAGTAGAATTAATCATCGGCAAACAGCCAGAAGTAGTGCAATTAGGGCCAACAGAATCCCAAAACCGCTTCAATAGCGTATTTCAAAACTTTATTAATATCATTGCCAATAAAGAACACCCCCTAGTTTTATTTTTAGATGACTTGCAATGGGCTGATTTGGGTTCATTAAAATTAATTGAATCCATCATGAACGATGGAGAACAAAAATCTTTATTGCTGATAGGAGCTTATCGCGACAATGAAGTTAACCCAACTCATCCTACTATTCAAACAATCGAAAAAATTCAACAAGCTGGAGCAGTTATTAATCAAATAGTTCTCGAACCTTTGAATTTAGAAAATGTTTTAACTTTAGTCACGGATACTTTGGTTGAAGCAGACGCTGATTCACACTCCACGCAATCTGAAAGGAGCGTGCCGTTAGCTGAGTTGGTTTTTAATAAAACTCAGGGAAATCCATTCTTTTTGACAACTTTACTGTCTACTTTGTACGCTGAGAAGCTGCTGAAATTTGATTTTACTCAAGGGCGTTGGTTGTGGGATATCAGGCAAATTCAAGGGATTGGTATTACCGATTATAATGTAGTTGAATTGGTGGCGAGAAATATTCAAAAACTCTCAGAATCTACCCAGGGAGTATTGAAACTAGCTGCTTGCATTGGCAATACATTTAATTTAGATACTCTTGCGATCGTTAATGAAAAATCATTAGTGACTACTGCCGATGAGTTGTGGGGAGCGTTGCAAGCTGGGTTGATTTTGCCACTTTCACCAGATTACAAGATTCCGCTATTTATTGATGAATTAGAGCAAAAGTATTGGCAGGAAAGAAATTCCAGAGTAAGCTACAAATTTTTACACGATCGCGTACAGCAAGCAGCTTATTTTCTCATTCCCGATCCCCAGAAAAAACAAACTCATCTTAAAATTGGCGAACTGCTACTTAAAAATATTCCTAAAAGTGAAATTGAAGAAAATATATTTGATATCGTCAACCAACTAAATATAGGAATAGAATTCGTTACAGAAGAAGTCGAAAAAGAAGAACTAGCCAAATTAAACTTGATGGCGGGAAAGAAAGCTTTAGCTGCCAACGCTTATGATGGGGCTGTAAGATATTTAAATGTTGGATTGCAACTACTGCCAGCAGATAGTTGGGAAAATCGGTATGAATTGACACGAGATATTTTTGTAGAAACTGCGGGGGCAGAATATCTTAATATAAACTTCGAGCGGGCTAAACAATTATCTGATGTCGTATTAGAAAGAGCTAAAACCTTACTAGAAAAAATTCCAATTTATGAGACAAAAATACAGTTCTACATTGCCCAAAACCAGATGCAAGAAGCGATAGACACTGCACTGCCAGTTTTGAACTTGCTAGGAGTTAGACTGCCAAAAAACCCAAGTACACTGCATATTTTATTAGGTTTGATTCGCACAAAATTAGTATTATCAAGAAAGCGGATAGAAGACTTAGCCAACCTTCCGGAAATGACCGATTCATATAAACTGGCGGCGATGGGGATATTAATGAAAATCACTTCCCCTGTTTTTATGGCAAGTCCAGCCATGTTCCCGCTAATTATATTTGCGATGCTGAATTTAGGCATCAAATATGGCAATTGTTCATATTCAGCGTTAGCATATGTTATTTACGGATTGCTGCTATGTGGGAGTCTAGGAGATATCGAATCTGGCTATCAATTTGGGCAATTAGCACTCCAAATTATTGAAAAATATGATGCCCAAAAACTAAAACCGATCGTGTATGTAACATTTAATTCTGGGATCAGACAATGGAAAGAACCTGCAATAAAATCAATCCAGCCTTTTGTTGAGACAATTCTTGTAGGGCTAGAAGTGGGAGATATAGAATATGCGTGTCATAATGCGAGGTACTATTGTTCTTACCCTTTCTTAACCGGTGAGCATCTAGAATCTTTAGCACAAAAACAAGCAAAATATCTGAAGATGCTGTTAAATTTTCAACAGGAAATTCAGATAAATTATACCCAAATATGGAGTCAAGTAGTTTTAAATTTACTCGGTGTATCTACAGATAAATGCCATTTGGTGGGGGAGATGTTTAATGAAGATGAAAAGCTGCCAAATTTTCTGAAGAATAATAATGTGGTATGTCTGTTTCATTTTTATTTTTTAAAGGCTGGGTTGTTGTATTTATTCAAAGAATATGCTCAGTCGGTTGAACAAGCAAAACTGGCTGAAAAATATATAGAAGGTGGGTTTTGTTCTTTGCCGCTGACTGCACACAATTTTTACTATTCTTTGGCATTACTAGCTTTGTGTTCTAACAGTTCAAATCAGCAGAAAAGAGGCTATCTAAAAAAAGTAGTATCGAATCAGAAAAAACTCAAAAAATGGGCATTTCATGCGCCAGGTAATTATCAACACAAGTATGAGCTTGTGGAGGCAGAGAAAGCGCGAGTTTTGGGTGAAGATATAAGAGCGATTAAATATTACGATCGGGCCATCAAAGGAGCCTCCGAACAAGGATATATCCAAGAAGAAGCACTCGCCAATGAACTCGCCGCCGAATTCTACCTCGCCTGTGGCAGAGAAAAAATTGCTCAAACTTATCTAACAGATGCCTACTACTGTTATGTTCGGTGGGGAGCTAAAGCAAAGGTAAAAGATTTAGAAGAAAGATATCCCTATTTAGTTATTCAAACACAAGATTCGAGCATCACATCAATTCCAACTATTACTAGCCTTCATAATTCTACTAGTCGAGCTTATTCAGATATTTTAGACTTCACAACGATTATCAAGTCATCGCAAACCATTGCTGGTGAAGTAGTACTGGATAACCTATTAATAAAGTTGATAAAAATTGTCATAGAAAATGCCGGGGCAAATACTGGTATATTGCTTTTGGAACGACAAGGAGAGTTGTTCGTTGAAGCTATTGGAACCAGTGCAAACGAACAAGTATCGGTTCGACAATCAACTCCTATCAATAACAGCCAACAGTTACCATTATCTTTAATTAATTATGTATTTTCTACTAAAGAAGATGTGGTTTTAAATAATGCTTATAAAGAAGGAAGATTTACTAAAGATTCGTACATTCAAGAATATCAGACAAAATCTATTTTATGTACTCCAATTTTAGGGCAAGGTAAACTTATTGGCATTCTCTATTTAGAAAATAATTTAGCAATAGGAGCTTTTACTCCCGCTCGGTTACAACTGTTGAAGCTTTTGTGTTCTCAAGCAGCTATCTCTATAGAAAATGCTCAACTTTATGAAGAGCAAAAAGAATATGCGGAAACTTTAGAGCGGAAAGTATTAGAGAGAACCCAAGCATTGCACCAGTCAGAGGAAAAGTTTTCTACAGCTTTTCGTTCTAGTCCTAATTCGATCGCGATCACCAGAGTTTCAGATGGACATTACATTGAAGTAAACGATACTTTTTGTCGCATTTTTGGTTATACTCGCGAAGAAGTAATTGGTTGTACCACATTAGAGCTTAACAATTGGGTTAATCCAGAAGATCGCGTCCGAATGAGGCAGGAATTGCTAGACAAAGGAGCAATTCGCAATTGGGAATTAGATTTTCGCATCAAGTCAGGTGAACTAAAAACAATGCTGGTATCGGCAGAAATTATCGACTTGGGTGGAGAATCATGTATATTATCTGCCAGTAACGATATTACCGATCGCAAACAAATAGAACAAGCACTGCGAGAAAGCGAAGAACGTTATCGCGCCGTTATTGAAGACCAAACCGAACTCATTTATCGCTTTAAGCCAAATGGCATTCTTACTTTTGTTAACGATGCTTACTGTCGCTATTTCAATAAGAAACGTTCCGATTTAATTGGCAGCAACTTTATGCCAGTTATTCCAGAGGAAGACCAACTTAAAATCAAGCAAAATTTGGCTTCCCTGAATCAGGATAACCCGATCGTAAATATTGAACATCGAGTAATATTTGGGAAATTACAACGGTGGCAACAGTGGACTGACCGAGCAATTTTTGACGAAAATGGTAACTTAATAGAGTTTCAAGCGGTAGGAATAGATATTAGCGATCGCAAACAAGCCGAAGAAGCATTACGGGAAAGTCAAAGAGCTTTATTCACTTTAATGAGCAACTTACCCGGTATGGCTTACCGCAACCTTTATGACGAACATTGGACAATGGAATTTGTCAGCGAAGGTTGCTTTGAATTAACAGGTTATCTGCCAGAAGATTTAATTGGTAACCGCACTATTTCTTATGAAGAAATGACACATCCAGAAGACCGAGCTTCGGTACGTTATGCGATTGAATCTGCTGTTATTTCTCGACAACCATTTGAGCTAGTCTATCGAATTATTACTGCTACTGGCGAACCGAAATGGGTGTGGGAAAAAGGTCAGGGAATTTTTTCTAGTTCTAGAGAACCGCTCGCATTAGAAGGATTTATTACCGATATTAACGATCGCAAACAAGCAGAAGAAGCTCTCCAAAAAGCCTTAGCAACCGCAGATGCCGCAAGTCGCGCTAAAGGAGAATTCCTCTCGAAAATGAGCCACGAATTGCGAACACCCCTCAACGCCATTCTCGGTTTTACTCAAGTACTAGCTCGCGACAATACTATTACCGGACAGCAGCAAGAATATCTGGGCATCATCAGTCGTTCCGGAGAGCATTTACTTACTCTAATTAATGACGTACTGGAAATGTCCAAAATTGAAGCAGGTCGAATTGAGTTACACGAAAATAGTTTCGATTTATATCGCCTGCTGAATAGTTTAGAAGAAATGTTCCGATTAAAAGCAGAAACAAAAGGCTTACAGCTTATATTTGATTATAATCCAAATCTTCCTCAATACATCAAAACCGATGAAAGCAAATTACGCCAAGTCTTAATTAACTTATTAGGAAATGCGATCAAATTTACCGAACGGGGCGGCGTTGCATTACGCGCCAAAAAAGAAGAGCGAGAAACCGCAAAACAAAACATCATTTTATTTGAAATAGAAGATACTGGTCTTGGTATAGCCCCTGAAGAATTCGACCAATTATTCGACCCCTTCGGACAAACGGAAACAGGTAGAAAATCGCAATCAGGCACGGGCTTGGGTTTGCCAATCAGTCGGCAATTCGTACAACTAATGGGCGGAGATATTACCTTTTCCAGCACCTTAGAAAAAGGAACAATTTTTAAATTTTTCATTCAATTTAATTTTGCAGATAACGGCGAGATACAAACCCGAAAATCCAATAAAAAAGTAATTAGTTTGGCTCCCAATCAACCCACTTATCGCATCTTAATAGTAGACGATAAATGGGAAAGCCGCCTATTACTAGTTAACCTGCTTTCACCGCTTGGTTTTCAACTGCGAGAAGCCGCCAACGGTCAAGAAGCCGTTACTATTTGGGAAAATTGGCAGCCTCATTTAATTTGGATGGATATGCAGATGCCAGTCATGGATGGATATCAAGCTACCAAACAAATTAAAGCCCAACTAACAAGTCAGGCTACCGTAATTATCGCACTCACTGCCAGTGCCTTTGAGGAACATAAAGCGATCGTTATATCAGTGGGATGTGATGATTTTGTCAGCAAACCTTTCCGAGAAGAAGTCATTTTTGAAAAAATGGCAGAGCATTTAAGAATAAGCTATCTTTATGAAGAAAAAGATTGTAAATATGATGCAAAAATTGGGTTACCAAGCAAACCTACTGTTTATGAGATTAAATCAGAAGATTTGGCGACCATACCTGCTGAGTGGATAACGCAACTGTATCAAGCTGCCAGGGAATTAGATGAAGAATTACTGGGACAGTTAATCGAACAGATTCGCCATTTAGATGCAGCTAAAGCCAACGCATTAGCAGATTTGGTTAAAAAACTGCGGTTCGATCGCATTATCAATTTAATTCATGAATACCAAAATGGATAG
- a CDS encoding response regulator has product MGKVLVVEDSKAQREMISELLKGIGLKVSVACDGVEALEKIQGNRPDLVVLDIIMPRMNGYELCRKLKSDAKTQNLVVVMCSAKKEEFDRYWGMKQGADAYIAKPFHPEELVGTVKQLLRS; this is encoded by the coding sequence ATGGGTAAAGTTCTAGTTGTAGAAGATAGTAAAGCCCAACGGGAGATGATCTCAGAGCTTCTCAAAGGGATCGGGCTGAAAGTTAGCGTAGCGTGTGACGGTGTGGAGGCACTGGAAAAAATACAGGGAAATCGACCGGATTTAGTAGTTTTAGACATAATTATGCCTCGAATGAACGGTTATGAACTTTGTCGGAAGCTCAAAAGCGATGCGAAAACTCAGAATTTAGTTGTGGTGATGTGTTCGGCAAAGAAAGAGGAATTCGATCGCTATTGGGGGATGAAGCAAGGTGCGGATGCGTATATTGCAAAACCATTTCACCCCGAAGAGTTAGTGGGAACGGTTAAACAATTGTTACGCAGCTAG
- a CDS encoding SagB/ThcOx family dehydrogenase, which translates to MAPLGDSIAQHYHERTKYDPQTIATKSQGLDWSRQPIPFKEYKIGTIFDLKPYLKEPPEAFANDPTAIWWQRLSRLLFCSYGLTAKMPTMMGEPVYLRSAPSAGGLYPAEVYLISRGTPLLPPGLYNYQPKTHSLINFWENQVWTTLQEAGFQHPVLESSQLAIVTTAVFYRSSWRYQDRAYRRIYLDTGHLLGNIELACAISNFRPYLIGGFADKAVDDLLYLDSEQEGTITVIPLVDLLETKQNLRSGSTALPSQTQTDYPKIADGELLAYLHRATQILELSAQPVSPSLAEEISLEDKYNFPFCLKVPTVSSPIEWGENLEGLENTIFRRRSTRAYNGANLTLDELKALLDFTYQPQNYVEQGLDGSPDYFDLSLIETFIVVLGVDGLEDGCYYYAPKAQELRQIRFKNFRAELYYLCLGQELGRDAAAVLFHTADLKKSVAKYGDRVYRYLHMDAGHLGQRLNLAAIRLNLGVSGIGGFFDDQVNEVLGIPADEAVLYITTLGRPRSTSV; encoded by the coding sequence ATGGCACCATTGGGAGACTCGATCGCGCAACATTACCACGAGCGAACTAAATATGACCCCCAGACCATTGCAACCAAAAGTCAGGGGCTGGATTGGTCGCGCCAACCAATACCATTTAAAGAATACAAAATAGGCACTATCTTTGACCTCAAACCGTATCTGAAAGAACCACCAGAGGCATTTGCTAACGATCCGACGGCTATCTGGTGGCAGCGTTTGTCCCGCTTGCTATTTTGTAGCTACGGCTTAACCGCGAAAATGCCAACGATGATGGGAGAACCAGTATATCTCAGATCGGCACCTTCTGCCGGTGGACTTTATCCAGCCGAAGTTTACTTAATTTCTCGCGGTACGCCCTTACTCCCGCCAGGACTTTATAACTATCAACCCAAAACCCATTCTCTGATTAATTTTTGGGAAAACCAAGTTTGGACGACTTTGCAAGAAGCTGGTTTCCAACATCCTGTTTTAGAAAGTAGCCAACTGGCAATCGTGACTACAGCGGTTTTCTATCGGTCATCCTGGCGCTACCAAGACCGAGCTTATCGGCGCATATATTTAGATACCGGTCACCTGTTGGGGAACATTGAGTTAGCTTGTGCGATTAGTAACTTTCGCCCCTATTTAATTGGTGGATTTGCGGATAAAGCCGTTGACGATTTGCTTTATCTAGATTCGGAGCAAGAAGGAACGATTACGGTGATTCCTCTGGTAGATTTGCTGGAAACGAAACAAAACTTGCGATCGGGCTCAACCGCCTTACCTTCTCAAACGCAGACAGATTATCCAAAAATAGCGGATGGGGAATTGTTGGCATATTTACATCGCGCTACCCAAATTCTGGAGTTGTCCGCGCAACCAGTCTCGCCAAGTTTAGCCGAGGAAATATCCTTAGAAGATAAGTACAATTTTCCGTTTTGCTTGAAAGTCCCGACGGTTTCTTCACCAATTGAATGGGGAGAAAATTTAGAAGGACTGGAAAACACTATTTTCAGGCGTCGTTCTACTCGTGCTTACAACGGTGCTAATCTGACGTTGGATGAATTAAAAGCTTTGTTGGATTTCACTTATCAACCCCAAAATTATGTCGAGCAAGGGTTGGATGGTTCTCCAGATTATTTCGATCTGAGTTTAATCGAAACTTTTATTGTCGTGTTGGGAGTCGATGGACTTGAGGACGGTTGCTATTATTATGCGCCGAAAGCTCAAGAGTTACGGCAGATTCGCTTTAAAAACTTCCGCGCTGAGTTGTATTATTTGTGCCTGGGACAAGAGTTGGGCCGGGATGCGGCGGCGGTGCTTTTTCATACGGCTGATTTGAAAAAGTCGGTGGCAAAATATGGCGATCGCGTTTACCGCTATCTGCACATGGATGCCGGTCATTTGGGTCAACGGCTGAATTTAGCTGCCATTCGCCTCAATTTAGGTGTCAGCGGTATCGGTGGCTTCTTTGATGACCAAGTGAATGAAGTATTAGGTATTCCTGCTGATGAAGCAGTTCTTTATATCACTACTTTGGGTCGTCCGCGATCGACTTCAGTGTAA
- a CDS encoding pentapeptide repeat-containing protein, translated as MSISNFNGVVARQPSSIETKMQKLSTEELLAQYVAGKRDFEHTDLSQAYLFEANLEKINLKNSNLQAIHLPYANLTQANLHKAQLQAAELGDANLYQTDLSDAKLQNANLSRANLRYANLRNADLSYANLQGADLYNADLSYANLKYADLSRANLAGAKLEKAQLRGSNLFRAQELDASQAYFDRTTTFPDGYPGNI; from the coding sequence ATGTCTATAAGTAACTTTAATGGAGTGGTAGCAAGACAACCTTCCAGTATCGAAACCAAAATGCAGAAGTTAAGTACGGAGGAATTGTTGGCTCAATACGTAGCTGGTAAACGAGATTTTGAGCATACTGATTTAAGTCAGGCTTACCTGTTTGAGGCGAATTTAGAGAAAATTAACCTCAAAAATAGCAATCTTCAGGCAATTCACTTGCCTTATGCTAACTTGACTCAAGCCAATCTCCACAAAGCTCAATTACAAGCGGCTGAACTCGGTGATGCCAATCTTTACCAAACTGACTTGTCTGATGCTAAGTTACAAAATGCTAATCTTTCCAGAGCTAATCTGCGTTACGCCAATTTGCGGAATGCAGATCTATCCTATGCTAATTTGCAAGGAGCAGATTTATATAATGCAGACCTGAGCTATGCCAATTTAAAATATGCTGATTTGAGTAGAGCAAATCTAGCAGGAGCTAAGTTGGAAAAAGCCCAATTAAGAGGCAGTAATTTATTTCGCGCTCAAGAACTTGATGCTTCTCAAGCTTACTTCGATCGCACTACTACTTTCCCCGATGGATATCCCGGAAATATTTAA